In Agarivorans gilvus, one genomic interval encodes:
- the minD gene encoding septum site-determining protein MinD, producing MAKIIVVTSGKGGVGKTTSSAAIGTGLAIKGFKTVIVDFDIGLRNLDLIMGCERRVVYDFVNVIKGEANLNQSLIKDKRTDNLYILPASQTRDKDALTKEGVQKVLEDLAEQGFDYIVCDSPAGIETGAIMALYFADEAIVTTNPEVSSVRDSDRILGMLASKSRRAEQGLEPVKEHLLLTRYNPERVNRGDMLSVEDVQEILAIPLLGVIPESPAVLKASNSGEPVILDKDSDAGLAYDDAVSRLIGENVDFRFLEEQKKGLFSRLFGG from the coding sequence ATGGCTAAGATTATCGTTGTGACCTCAGGAAAAGGCGGTGTTGGTAAAACAACATCCAGTGCTGCCATTGGCACAGGCCTTGCCATCAAAGGTTTTAAAACAGTAATCGTCGACTTCGACATTGGCTTACGCAACCTAGACCTCATCATGGGCTGCGAACGTCGTGTGGTATATGATTTTGTTAATGTGATAAAAGGCGAAGCAAACCTTAATCAGTCTTTAATTAAAGACAAACGTACTGACAATTTGTACATTCTTCCCGCTTCGCAAACCCGAGATAAAGACGCTCTTACTAAAGAAGGCGTACAAAAAGTACTGGAAGACTTAGCCGAACAAGGCTTTGACTACATCGTTTGTGACTCACCGGCTGGTATTGAGACGGGTGCCATTATGGCCTTGTATTTTGCCGATGAAGCGATTGTTACCACCAACCCTGAGGTGTCTTCGGTTCGCGACTCTGACCGCATACTGGGTATGTTGGCCAGTAAATCACGACGTGCTGAGCAAGGCTTAGAGCCGGTTAAAGAACACTTATTGCTAACCCGTTACAACCCAGAGCGGGTGAATCGTGGCGACATGTTGAGCGTGGAAGATGTTCAAGAAATTTTGGCAATTCCATTGCTGGGTGTCATTCCAGAATCACCGGCAGTACTCAAAGCCTCAAACTCTGGTGAGCCGGTAATTTTAGATAAAGACAGTGACGCAGGCCTTGCCTACGATGACGCGGTAAGCCGCTTAATTGGAGAAAACGTAGATTTCCGTTTCTTGGAAGAACAGAAAAAAGGCCTATTTAGCCGCCTATTTGGAGGATAA
- the nhaB gene encoding Na(+)/H(+) antiporter NhaB, translated as MNTSLSSAFAKNFLGNAPLWYKKAIVLFLIINPIVFYINPFIAGWLLVVEFIFTLAMALKCYPLQPGGLLAIEAVAIGMTSADTVKHELVGNFEVVLLLIFMVAGIFFMKQLLLFVFTKMLIKIKNKAVLSIAFCMAGAFLSAFLDALTVIAVVISVAIGFYSIYHKVASGKDFNQSHDHTSDDLSSDDLEGFRAFLRSLMMHAGVGTALGGVCTMVGEPQNLIIADQSGWNFLEFFLRMAPVSLPVLAFGLLTCVLLEKFAKFGYGAKLPVNVRQILSDYDKYEDEKRNNRDRAKLIVQAVIAVWLVVGLALHLAAVGLIGLSVIILATSFTGITEEHQLGKAFEEALPFTALLAVFFSIVAVIIDLELFKPVIHWVLSIENEGQLVAFYIANGLLSMVSDNVFVGTVYISEVKSAWLEGQITRDQFDMLAVAINTGTNLPSVATPNGQAAFLFLLTSSLAPLLRLSYGRMVWMALPYTIVLAGIGLLSVEFALAPATQFFYDMGWISHHVADAAASISAGH; from the coding sequence ATCATTAACCCCATCGTTTTCTATATAAACCCATTTATTGCGGGTTGGTTATTAGTTGTAGAGTTTATTTTTACCCTTGCTATGGCGCTAAAGTGCTATCCCTTGCAACCGGGAGGTTTGTTAGCCATAGAAGCCGTCGCAATTGGGATGACCTCGGCAGACACAGTTAAACACGAGCTAGTGGGTAACTTTGAAGTAGTTCTCTTGTTGATCTTCATGGTGGCTGGCATCTTCTTTATGAAACAACTTCTGTTGTTTGTCTTCACTAAGATGCTAATCAAAATTAAAAACAAGGCAGTGCTTTCCATTGCCTTCTGTATGGCAGGCGCCTTCTTATCAGCCTTCCTTGATGCCTTAACCGTAATTGCCGTGGTGATCAGTGTGGCCATTGGCTTCTATAGCATTTACCACAAAGTCGCTTCTGGAAAAGACTTTAATCAAAGCCATGACCACACTAGTGATGACCTAAGCAGTGATGACCTAGAAGGTTTTCGAGCTTTTCTTCGTAGCCTAATGATGCACGCCGGTGTGGGTACCGCACTAGGTGGTGTATGTACCATGGTAGGTGAGCCGCAAAATCTAATCATCGCCGACCAATCAGGCTGGAACTTTCTTGAGTTCTTCCTACGAATGGCTCCTGTATCACTGCCAGTGCTGGCCTTTGGTCTTCTCACCTGTGTATTGCTAGAAAAATTTGCCAAGTTTGGCTATGGTGCAAAACTTCCGGTAAACGTAAGACAAATTTTATCTGACTACGACAAATACGAAGATGAAAAACGCAACAACCGTGACCGCGCCAAACTAATTGTTCAAGCTGTTATCGCCGTGTGGCTTGTAGTTGGCTTAGCCTTGCATCTTGCAGCCGTGGGCTTGATTGGTTTGTCAGTGATTATTTTGGCCACTTCGTTCACCGGTATTACTGAAGAACACCAGCTGGGTAAAGCCTTTGAAGAAGCCCTGCCCTTCACCGCACTACTCGCGGTATTCTTCTCTATCGTAGCGGTTATCATTGATTTAGAACTGTTTAAGCCAGTGATTCATTGGGTGCTGTCAATTGAAAACGAAGGCCAGTTGGTTGCCTTCTACATCGCCAACGGTTTGCTATCGATGGTCAGCGATAACGTATTTGTGGGTACCGTCTATATCAGCGAAGTAAAATCGGCTTGGTTAGAAGGTCAAATTACTCGTGACCAATTTGATATGTTAGCCGTTGCCATTAATACCGGTACTAACCTACCCTCGGTCGCCACGCCCAATGGTCAAGCTGCGTTCTTATTCTTGCTAACGTCATCTCTAGCGCCACTGCTTCGCTTGTCTTATGGACGCATGGTATGGATGGCGCTACCTTATACCATCGTGCTTGCTGGTATTGGTTTATTAAGTGTCGAATTTGCACTTGCGCCGGCAACCCAGTTCTTCTACGACATGGGCTGGATTAGCCATCACGTTGCGGACGCAGCGGCAAGCATTTCTGCTGGACATTAA
- a CDS encoding YcgL domain-containing protein: protein MFCAVYKSLKKQQTYLYIEKKDDFTKVPSSLLDLMGAKELVMVVPKRPTKDFARVEITALEKAFAEQGYYLQLPPPPENYLKQHLAAQAKAKQQ, encoded by the coding sequence ATGTTCTGTGCAGTCTATAAAAGTCTCAAAAAACAGCAAACTTATCTCTATATTGAGAAGAAAGACGATTTTACTAAAGTACCCAGCTCGCTATTGGACTTAATGGGAGCCAAAGAGTTGGTGATGGTGGTGCCCAAACGTCCAACTAAAGATTTTGCGAGAGTTGAAATCACAGCCTTAGAAAAGGCATTTGCAGAGCAAGGCTATTATTTACAGCTTCCTCCGCCACCAGAAAATTACCTTAAACAGCACTTAGCTGCTCAAGCTAAGGCTAAACAACAATAA
- a CDS encoding fumarylacetoacetate hydrolase family protein translates to MYQHLDQQGQLIALPAAKAVCVGQNYLDHMQEMGGAPVKQAVFFIKPNSAFVNFSEQLAIPANKGEVHYELELALLINKPLKNATPEQLDDAVWGYALALDLTLRDIQLQLKQRGHPWERAKAFDNSCVLSAFKPLNSLTELNQVDLALSQNGKLKQQGNTSQMIRDLQQLLCEASSCFSLMPGDVLLTGTPAGVGPLHAGDQLAMNVADISVNTEVVVSE, encoded by the coding sequence ATGTATCAACATCTTGATCAGCAGGGCCAGCTAATTGCCCTGCCTGCAGCTAAAGCGGTGTGTGTAGGGCAAAACTACCTAGACCACATGCAAGAAATGGGTGGCGCGCCGGTTAAACAAGCGGTGTTTTTTATCAAGCCCAACAGCGCCTTTGTTAACTTTAGCGAGCAATTGGCGATTCCGGCCAATAAAGGTGAAGTGCATTACGAGTTAGAATTAGCACTGTTGATTAACAAGCCGCTGAAAAATGCCACACCAGAACAGTTAGATGATGCGGTGTGGGGGTATGCTTTAGCCTTAGATCTCACCTTGCGTGATATTCAATTGCAACTAAAACAACGCGGCCACCCTTGGGAGCGCGCTAAAGCCTTTGATAATAGCTGCGTGTTGAGTGCATTTAAACCGCTTAACTCCTTAACTGAGTTAAATCAGGTTGACCTAGCTTTAAGCCAAAACGGTAAATTGAAACAACAGGGTAATACCTCACAGATGATCCGCGATTTACAGCAGCTGTTATGTGAAGCTTCATCTTGTTTTAGTTTAATGCCGGGAGACGTGTTATTAACGGGAACCCCGGCAGGCGTTGGCCCGCTGCACGCGGGAGACCAACTAGCGATGAATGTCGCAGATATATCGGTAAATACAGAGGTAGTAGTAAGTGAGTGA
- the minC gene encoding septum site-determining protein MinC: MSGQEIEFKGTNFTLSVVYLGKNDLTSLNNKLMEKVAQAPQFFNCAPIVVNISEVDNNFDFNQLKDVVESQDFVLVGVTGCTTEQQKTAARAAGLAVMTSGGQQAAAKPIEPPPEKPASPSVVPSKVVRGQIRSGQQVYAQNTDLVIIGSVGNGAEVIADGNIHIYGALRGRAIAGASGRKDSKIFCQNLQAELISIAGVYVLHEQIAEHANLPQCIQIEDRKIVFGNLS; encoded by the coding sequence ATGTCCGGACAGGAAATAGAATTTAAAGGGACAAACTTCACCCTTTCAGTCGTTTACTTAGGAAAGAATGACTTAACATCATTAAATAACAAGCTGATGGAAAAAGTGGCCCAGGCGCCACAATTTTTTAATTGTGCTCCTATCGTCGTAAACATTAGTGAAGTAGACAACAATTTTGATTTCAACCAACTAAAAGACGTGGTCGAATCTCAAGATTTTGTATTAGTGGGAGTCACCGGTTGTACCACGGAACAACAAAAAACCGCTGCTCGCGCAGCCGGTTTAGCCGTAATGACCAGCGGTGGCCAACAAGCTGCAGCAAAACCCATTGAGCCTCCCCCAGAAAAACCCGCTAGCCCAAGCGTTGTGCCCAGTAAAGTGGTGCGTGGACAAATTCGCTCAGGCCAACAGGTTTACGCGCAAAACACCGATCTGGTGATCATTGGCTCTGTGGGTAATGGCGCAGAGGTCATTGCGGACGGCAACATTCATATCTACGGGGCCTTGCGAGGTCGCGCGATAGCCGGAGCCAGTGGCCGTAAAGACAGCAAAATATTCTGCCAAAATTTACAAGCAGAACTCATTTCAATCGCCGGTGTTTATGTATTGCACGAGCAAATTGCTGAACATGCTAATTTGCCTCAATGCATACAAATTGAAGATCGGAAAATCGTATTTGGTAATTTAAGTTAA
- the dsbB gene encoding disulfide bond formation protein DsbB: MLTFLSSMPYQRRPWFLLFITSLSLELCALFFQHVMKLDPCVMCIYERVAMFGLMFAGLIGCVAPTNILIRLTAFGLWIVSSVWGLQLAITHADYQMNPSPFATCDFFANFPQWAPLDKWIPWLFNPTGYCDEISWMFLGWSMPQWLILIFAVSLAVSVSFFALQWFNKRK; this comes from the coding sequence ATGCTAACATTTTTAAGCAGCATGCCGTACCAACGACGACCTTGGTTTCTGCTTTTTATTACTAGCTTATCACTTGAGTTGTGTGCGTTATTCTTTCAACACGTGATGAAACTCGACCCCTGCGTTATGTGTATTTACGAGCGTGTGGCGATGTTTGGTTTGATGTTTGCGGGGCTTATCGGTTGTGTCGCACCCACAAATATCCTGATTCGTTTAACGGCTTTCGGCTTATGGATAGTCAGCTCGGTTTGGGGCCTACAACTGGCGATTACCCATGCTGATTATCAGATGAATCCTAGCCCCTTCGCTACTTGTGATTTCTTCGCTAACTTTCCACAGTGGGCACCACTAGACAAGTGGATACCTTGGTTATTCAACCCCACTGGCTACTGCGACGAAATCTCTTGGATGTTCTTAGGCTGGTCGATGCCACAATGGCTGATTTTGATATTTGCCGTTTCGCTAGCGGTATCGGTTTCGTTCTTTGCTCTGCAGTGGTTTAACAAGCGAAAATAA
- the minE gene encoding cell division topological specificity factor MinE, with the protein MSLLDYFRTTKQSKTAQTAKERLQIIVAHERGQRSGPDYLPAMKQDIIEVIKKYVDIDSDQVNVSLDNKSEDISVLELNITLPDQRD; encoded by the coding sequence ATGTCTCTTTTAGACTACTTTCGTACTACAAAACAGTCTAAAACGGCGCAAACCGCCAAAGAACGACTGCAAATCATTGTTGCTCATGAACGAGGCCAGCGTAGCGGCCCCGATTATTTACCAGCAATGAAACAAGACATTATTGAAGTGATCAAGAAGTACGTCGATATCGACTCCGACCAAGTCAATGTGAGCTTGGACAATAAGAGTGAAGATATCAGCGTACTAGAGCTAAATATTACGCTACCTGATCAACGCGATTAG
- a CDS encoding YcgN family cysteine cluster protein: MSELGFWQQKTLAQMTDQEWESLCDGCGKCCLSKLIDEDTDELYYTNIACVLLNSKTCRCSDYENRFAKVPDCVKISLDDVEAFHWLPPSCAYKRLIEGKPLPEWHPLLNKGKASEMHKRGASIRGKIVCETQLVGPSQNYIVRWPLDECE, from the coding sequence GTGAGTGAATTAGGGTTTTGGCAGCAGAAAACGCTGGCGCAGATGACTGACCAAGAATGGGAGTCACTGTGTGATGGCTGTGGTAAATGCTGTTTGTCTAAACTTATCGATGAAGATACCGATGAGTTGTATTACACCAACATTGCTTGTGTATTACTCAATAGTAAAACTTGTCGCTGTAGCGATTATGAAAACCGTTTTGCAAAGGTGCCTGATTGCGTCAAGATCAGCTTAGATGATGTTGAAGCCTTTCATTGGTTGCCGCCGAGCTGCGCCTATAAACGCTTGATTGAAGGCAAGCCTTTGCCTGAATGGCATCCCTTATTAAACAAGGGTAAGGCCTCTGAAATGCATAAACGTGGTGCTTCTATTCGTGGCAAGATCGTTTGCGAAACGCAATTAGTTGGCCCTTCGCAAAACTATATTGTGCGTTGGCCTTTAGATGAATGTGAGTAA
- a CDS encoding lytic murein transglycosylase, with amino-acid sequence MKKIISAVLFSAAFSLHAEPGFDNYVEQLKVEAAEQGISQQTIDAAFANAQFYPRAVKADKQQPEFKLTLDTYLPRAVPAWKVQQARALYKKHYPLLKEIEKKYQVQPRFVIALWGVESNFGKFTGNYNVVSALSTMSYEGRREAFFKKELMNALNILEQQHISPAEMKGSWAGAMGQVQFMPSSFLAYAQDFDGDGHRDIWNSTADALASAANYLAQSGWSNDLTWGRQVKLPENFDADLFGLATSKSLSEWQALGVRRYDGTDLPTRDIRASLVQPDDAHGRVYLAYDNYRVLMKWNRSHYFVAAVGTLADRISYPPVF; translated from the coding sequence GTGAAGAAAATTATCAGTGCGGTGCTATTCTCTGCAGCCTTTTCATTACATGCTGAACCGGGCTTTGATAACTACGTAGAGCAACTTAAAGTCGAAGCGGCTGAGCAAGGCATCTCTCAACAAACCATTGACGCCGCCTTTGCCAATGCTCAGTTCTATCCTCGTGCGGTAAAGGCTGATAAACAGCAGCCTGAGTTTAAGCTCACCCTCGATACTTATTTACCTCGTGCGGTACCGGCTTGGAAGGTGCAACAAGCCCGAGCTCTATATAAAAAGCACTATCCTTTATTAAAAGAGATAGAGAAAAAGTATCAGGTGCAACCACGTTTCGTGATTGCCTTGTGGGGAGTGGAGTCTAATTTCGGTAAGTTTACCGGTAATTACAATGTGGTATCGGCACTGTCTACTATGTCATATGAAGGACGCCGCGAAGCGTTTTTCAAAAAGGAATTGATGAATGCGCTAAATATTTTAGAGCAGCAGCATATTAGCCCTGCAGAAATGAAAGGTTCTTGGGCGGGCGCTATGGGGCAGGTTCAATTTATGCCTAGCTCGTTTTTAGCTTATGCTCAAGACTTTGACGGCGATGGCCACCGTGATATCTGGAATAGTACCGCCGATGCGCTGGCCTCGGCGGCGAATTATTTAGCGCAAAGTGGTTGGAGTAACGATTTAACTTGGGGACGTCAGGTTAAACTGCCGGAGAACTTCGATGCGGATCTATTCGGTCTAGCGACAAGCAAATCCTTAAGCGAGTGGCAGGCTTTGGGCGTGCGCCGCTATGATGGTACTGATTTACCAACCCGTGATATTCGCGCTTCCCTAGTGCAGCCAGACGACGCGCATGGCCGTGTTTATTTGGCCTACGATAATTACCGAGTACTGATGAAGTGGAACCGCTCACATTACTTTGTGGCTGCGGTGGGCACCTTGGCAGACCGTATTTCCTATCCTCCGGTATTTTAA